A genomic segment from Candidatus Bathyarchaeota archaeon encodes:
- the npdG gene encoding NADPH-dependent F420 reductase: MENPIAIIGGTAGIGYALALRLARAGREVIIGSRFPWKAEYAARTLEEKAGKAHVTGFKNPEAAAKADIVVLAVPFKAQINIFEGIKDALRPNTVLVDVTIPLKRSKNGCRLIRLKEGSATERLLRLLPENVDLVASFKNVSEHVLKDLSQPLDCDILICGDSDEAKKKVMEVIEDIEARPVDCGPLANSYLLEALGVLMINLEILHRYHVCVKFKRLRCIG, from the coding sequence TTGGAAAACCCCATAGCGATCATAGGGGGAACTGCCGGTATAGGCTATGCTCTTGCTCTAAGACTCGCCAGAGCCGGTAGAGAAGTGATAATCGGTTCAAGGTTTCCTTGGAAAGCCGAATACGCCGCTAGAACGCTCGAAGAAAAAGCTGGAAAAGCACATGTTACGGGGTTTAAAAACCCTGAAGCCGCTGCTAAAGCAGATATCGTAGTCTTAGCGGTTCCCTTCAAAGCCCAGATAAACATCTTTGAGGGGATAAAAGACGCTTTGAGGCCGAACACGGTTTTAGTGGACGTAACGATTCCTTTGAAGCGTTCCAAAAACGGATGTAGACTTATACGCCTGAAGGAGGGCTCGGCTACTGAAAGGCTTCTGAGACTTTTACCCGAAAATGTCGACTTGGTGGCGTCGTTTAAAAACGTCTCGGAACACGTCCTTAAGGACCTATCTCAGCCCTTAGACTGCGATATCTTAATCTGCGGCGATTCTGATGAAGCTAAGAAGAAGGTGATGGAGGTAATAGAGGATATCGAAGCCAGACCTGTGGACTGCGGCCCTCTAGCTAACTCCTATCTCCTCGAAGCCCTCGGCGTTCTTATGATAAACCTTGAGATCTTACATAGATATCACGTCTGTGTGAAGTTCAAGAGGCTACGCTGTATCGGATAA